A DNA window from Bos javanicus breed banteng chromosome 10, ARS-OSU_banteng_1.0, whole genome shotgun sequence contains the following coding sequences:
- the RPS6KA5 gene encoding ribosomal protein S6 kinase alpha-5 isoform X6: MAPDIVRGGDSGHDKAVDWWSLGVLMYELLTGASPFTVDGEKNSQAEISRRILKSEPPYPQEMSAVAKDLIQRLLMKDPKKRLGCGPRDADEIKEHPFFQKINWDDLAAKKVPAPFKPVIRDELDVSNFAEEFTEMDPTYSPAALPQSSERLFQGYSFVAPSILFKRNAAVMDPLQLHMGVDRPGVTHVARSAMLKDSPFYQHYDLDLKDTPLGEGSFSICRKCIHKKSNQAFAVKIISKRMEASTQKEVTALRLCEGHPNIVKLHEVFHDQLHTFLVMELLNGGELFERIKRKKHFSETEASYIMRKLVSAVSHMHDVGVVHRDLKPENLLFTDENDNLEIKVIDFGFARLKPPDNQPLKTPCFTLHYAAPELLNHSGYDESCDLWSLGVILYTMLSGQVPFQSHDKSLTCTSAVEIMKKIKKGDFSFEGEAWKNVSQEAKDLIQGLLTVDPNKRLKMPDLRYNEWLQDGSQLSSNPLMTPDILGSSGAAVHTCVKATFHAFNKYKREGFCLQNVDKAPLAKRRRMKKTSTSTETRSSSSESSHSSSSHSHGKSTPTRALQPGNPADGGAPESLFQFQD, from the exons GAGAATATTAAAGAGCGAGCCTCCGTATCCCCAGGAAATGAGTGCTGTAGCCAAAGACCTGATCCAGCGTCTCCTGATGAAAGATCCCAAGAAAAGACTGGGATGTGGTCCACGCGACGCAGATGAAATCAAAGAACACCCCTTTTTTCAG aaaataaactggGATGATTTAGCTGCCAAGAAAGTGCCCGCACCTTTTAAGCCAGTCATCCGAGATGAATTAGACGTGAGTAACTTTGCAGAAGAATTCACAGAAATGGACCCCACCTACTCTCCTGCAGCTCTGCCCCAGAGCTCCGAGAGGCTGTTCCAG ggcTATTCCTTTGTTGCCCCTTCCATTCTCTTCAAGCGCAACGCAGCCGTCATGGACCCTCTTCAGCTTCACATGGGAGTTGACCGCCCCGGGGTGACGCATGTTGCGAGGAGCGCGATGCTGAAG GACTCTCCATTCTATCAGCACTATGACCTGGATCTGAAGGACACACCACTGGGAGAAGGAAGCTTTTCAATCTGTCGAAAGTGCATACACAAAAAAAGTAACCAAGCATTTGCAGTCAAAATAATCAGCAAAAG gatggaAGCCAGCACTCAGAAAGAGGTAACAGCGCTGAGACTCTGCGAAGGACATCCCAATATTGTGAAATTACATGAGGTTTTTCACGATCAG ctTCACACATTTCTCGTGATGGAACTTCTGAACGGGGGAGAGCTGTTTGAACGCATTAAGAGAAAGAAGCATTTTAGTGAGACGGAAGCCAGCTACATCATGCGGAAGCTGGTTTCAGCTGTAAGCCACATGCATGACGTCGGAGTGGTACACAGAGATCTGAAACCCGAG AATTTACTGTTCACTGATGAAAATGACAATTTGGAAATTAAAGTCATTGATTTTGGGTTTGCACGCTTGAAGCCCCCTGATAATCAGCCTCTGAAGACGCCTTGTTTCACTCTTCACTACGCTGCCCCAGAGCTCTTGAATCACAGCGGCTATGATGAGTCCTGCGACCTCTGGAGCTTGGGCGTCATTTTG taTACAATGTTGTCAGGGCAAGTTCCATTTCAGTCTCATGATAAAAGTCTGACATGCACCAGTGCAGTGGAAatcatgaagaaaattaaaaagggagATTTCTCCTTTGAAGGAGAAGCCTGGAAGAATGTATCCCAAGAGGCTAAAGATTTGATCCAAG GACTTCTCACAGTTGATCCAAACAAAAGGCTTAAAATGCCTGACTTGAGATACAATGAATGGCTTCAAGACGGCAGTCAGCTGTCCTCGAATCCTCTGATGACTCCAGACATCCTGGGCTCTTCAGGAGCTGCGGTGCACACGTGTGTGAAAGCCACTTTCCAC GCCTTCAACAAATACAAGAGAGAGGGGTTCTGCCTCCAGAACGTGGATAAGGCCCCGCTGGCGAAGAGGCGGAGGATGAAGAAGACGAGCACGAGCACGGAGACGCGCAGCAGCTCCAGCGAGAGCTCGCACTCCTCATCCTCCCACTCGCACGGCAAGAGCACGCCCACAAGGGCGCTGCAGCCCGGCAACCCCGCCGACGGCGGCGCCCCCGAGAGCCTCTTCCAGTTCCAGGACTGA